In Herbaspirillum seropedicae, a single window of DNA contains:
- the mdoH gene encoding glucans biosynthesis glucosyltransferase MdoH: MELHITPQLRQTSAASQALDDYLARLPLSPEQRQDLAARAGAIGSGDPVADLHRVLAEASGLDASQAGPAAQASVDARLRLLYPAATPSAVPAAQAALTVQGAPVPPIGQERGQPRIPVGPPMHRKSMVPRPWGELNPFSRWVEEENRRLERRPSRWRRARKGRAKVVETPPPVDDEPRYIEDHLDQSEAPDPKGHWQHTGNVRRITLLILMVLQTSMATYFMSDVLPYHGTKPLEMVVLFLFGLLFLWVSAGFWTAMTGFLVLMRGDDKYLISHEKAGNTEIAPEARTAIVMPICNEDVARVFAGLRATYESLERTGQIQHFDFFILSDSGEADICAAETAAWNRLCRETGGFGRIFYRHRRRRVKRKSGNLDDFCRRWGADYRYMVVLDADSVMTGECLTKLTRLMEAHPGAGIIQTAPRAAGRDTLYARIQQFSTRVYGPLFTAGLHYWQLGESHFWGHNAIIRLQPFMKHCALAPLPGKGNLSGPIMSHDFVEASLMRRAGWSVWIAYDLDGSYEEMPPNLLDELSRDRRWCQGNLMNFRLFLARGMHIVHRAVFVTGVMAYVSAPLWGLFLILSTVLLAAHTLIDPQYFTSPRQLFPIWPEWHPEKALALVSATATILFLPKILAVLLFAVKGARGFGGALALFLSMVIELLFSMVLAPVRMLFHTRFVLGAFLGWNAGWKSPPRADNETGWGEAMRRHGWHSLLGVAWGALVYWLNPSFIWWLIPIAGSLAVSVPVSVLSSRVTYGRGFRRAGLFKIPEETSPPFELRETVRLLQETPPLPGFVEAVVDPSFNALVCATAHAHPQVPQFTQHLREKLVRTALREGPDALSDKQKNSILEEPGLLSQLHQAVWSGAPEIHPDWRVALGQQVPQALAA; this comes from the coding sequence GTGGAGCTACATATTACCCCCCAACTAAGGCAGACTTCGGCAGCTTCGCAGGCGCTCGACGATTATCTCGCGCGCCTGCCGCTGTCGCCTGAGCAACGCCAGGACCTGGCAGCGCGGGCGGGGGCGATCGGCTCCGGTGATCCGGTGGCCGATCTGCACCGCGTGCTGGCCGAGGCCTCTGGCCTTGACGCTAGCCAGGCCGGCCCCGCTGCGCAGGCCTCGGTCGATGCGCGCCTGCGCCTGCTCTATCCGGCTGCCACGCCCTCTGCCGTCCCCGCTGCGCAGGCTGCACTGACAGTGCAGGGCGCCCCCGTGCCACCGATCGGCCAGGAACGCGGCCAGCCGCGCATTCCGGTGGGGCCGCCCATGCATCGCAAGTCCATGGTGCCGCGTCCTTGGGGCGAGCTCAATCCGTTCTCGCGCTGGGTGGAAGAAGAAAACCGCCGCCTGGAACGCCGTCCCAGCCGCTGGCGGCGCGCCCGCAAGGGCCGCGCCAAGGTGGTGGAAACGCCCCCGCCGGTGGACGACGAACCGCGCTACATCGAAGATCACCTGGACCAGTCCGAGGCGCCCGATCCCAAGGGCCACTGGCAGCATACGGGCAATGTGCGCCGTATCACGCTATTGATCCTGATGGTGTTGCAGACCTCGATGGCCACCTACTTCATGAGCGACGTGCTGCCGTATCACGGCACCAAGCCGCTGGAAATGGTGGTGCTGTTCCTGTTCGGGTTGCTGTTCCTGTGGGTGTCGGCGGGCTTCTGGACGGCCATGACCGGGTTCCTGGTCCTCATGCGGGGCGACGACAAATACCTGATCTCGCACGAGAAGGCCGGCAATACCGAGATCGCGCCCGAGGCGCGCACCGCCATCGTCATGCCCATCTGCAACGAGGATGTGGCGCGGGTCTTCGCGGGCCTGCGGGCGACCTATGAGTCGCTGGAGCGCACCGGCCAGATCCAGCATTTCGACTTCTTCATCCTCAGCGACAGCGGCGAGGCCGACATCTGCGCAGCCGAAACCGCTGCATGGAATCGCCTCTGCCGCGAGACCGGCGGCTTCGGGCGCATCTTCTATCGCCATCGCCGCCGTCGCGTCAAGCGCAAGAGCGGCAACCTGGATGACTTCTGCCGCCGCTGGGGCGCGGACTACCGCTACATGGTGGTGCTGGACGCCGACAGCGTCATGACCGGCGAATGCCTCACCAAGCTGACCCGCCTGATGGAAGCCCATCCGGGTGCCGGCATCATCCAGACCGCACCCCGCGCAGCGGGCCGCGATACGCTGTATGCCCGCATCCAGCAGTTCTCCACCCGCGTGTACGGGCCGCTGTTTACGGCCGGCCTGCACTACTGGCAACTGGGCGAGTCGCACTTCTGGGGCCACAACGCCATCATCCGGCTGCAGCCCTTCATGAAGCACTGCGCGCTGGCGCCGCTGCCGGGCAAGGGCAACCTGTCCGGGCCCATCATGTCGCACGACTTCGTCGAGGCTTCACTGATGCGCCGCGCCGGCTGGTCGGTGTGGATCGCCTACGACCTCGACGGCAGCTATGAAGAGATGCCGCCCAACCTGCTCGACGAGTTGAGCCGCGATCGCCGCTGGTGCCAGGGCAACCTGATGAACTTCCGCCTGTTCCTGGCGCGCGGCATGCACATCGTGCACCGCGCCGTGTTCGTCACTGGCGTGATGGCCTATGTGTCGGCGCCGCTGTGGGGGCTGTTCCTGATCCTCTCCACGGTGCTGCTGGCGGCCCATACGCTGATCGATCCGCAGTATTTCACTTCGCCGCGCCAGCTCTTCCCGATCTGGCCGGAATGGCATCCGGAAAAGGCCCTGGCGCTGGTGTCAGCCACGGCTACCATCCTGTTCCTGCCCAAGATCCTGGCCGTGCTGCTCTTTGCGGTGAAGGGCGCGCGTGGATTCGGCGGCGCGCTGGCGCTGTTCCTGAGCATGGTGATCGAACTGCTGTTCTCCATGGTGCTGGCGCCGGTGCGCATGCTCTTCCATACCCGCTTCGTGCTGGGTGCTTTCCTGGGCTGGAATGCCGGCTGGAAGTCGCCCCCGCGGGCCGACAACGAAACCGGCTGGGGCGAGGCGATGCGCCGCCATGGCTGGCATTCGCTGCTGGGCGTGGCCTGGGGCGCGCTGGTCTACTGGCTCAATCCTTCCTTCATCTGGTGGCTGATCCCCATCGCCGGTTCGCTGGCGGTGTCGGTGCCGGTGTCGGTGTTGTCCTCGCGGGTGACGTATGGACGCGGCTTCCGCCGCGCCGGTCTGTTCAAGATCCCCGAAGAGACCTCGCCACCGTTCGAGCTGCGCGAGACCGTGCGCCTGTTGCAGGAAACGCCGCCGCTGCCGGGCTTCGTCGAGGCTGTGGTCGATCCCTCCTTCAATGCGCTGGTATGCGCCACCGCCCATGCCCATCCGCAGGTGCCACAGTTCACCCAGCACCTGCGCGAGAAGCTGGTGCGCACCGCGCTCAGGGAGGGACCGGACGCGCTCAGCGACAAGCAGAAGAACAGCATCCTGGAAGAACCGGGTTTGCTGTCCCAGCTGCACCAGGCGGTCTGGAGTGGCGCGCCGGAGATCCATCCGGACTGGCGCGTCGCGCTGGGCCAGCAAGTACCGCAAGCACTGGCCGCCTGA
- a CDS encoding glucan biosynthesis protein G — MSDKTIMLLHTTSGPACAPLCERSALRSSWWRRLAVPATLAGLLALALPQAALAFDFNTVAARAKALAGKSYKKPADELPKSLKDLSYEQASQIYFRDDKSYWRAQKLPFELSFIHLGASYTEPIKVNEVVGDAVREIHFNPALFDYSATRSVDPRSLRNLGFAGFRVRFPVNSAKVKDDVLTFHGASYFRALGKGQSYGLSARGLAIDTALYSGEEFPRFTEFWLERPSAESKELVIYALLDSPRATGAYRFVLKPGADTVMDVKAQLYLRSNVTKLGIAPLTSMFLFGENQPGPADDFRPEVHDSDGLAMQSGTGEWLWRPLVNPKRLLVTSFSFDNPLGFGLMQRDRSFSHYEDLDYNYQARPSAWVEPKGKWGSGRVELVQIPTPDETNDNIVAYWIPNTLPKPGQPFNVEYRLSWQKDNEKRPPLAYVTQTLFGHGYRPKQEGKTDDVQQLSIDFDGGNLKKLPANARVEGVVEADANGKLASVTTRKNEATGGWRVEVKLRRTEENKPVELRGFLRNANGGTTLSETWSYILPPN; from the coding sequence ATGTCAGACAAAACAATAATGCTGCTTCACACCACCTCCGGGCCTGCCTGCGCACCTTTGTGCGAGCGCAGCGCCTTACGATCATCCTGGTGGCGTCGGCTTGCCGTTCCGGCAACCCTTGCGGGCTTGCTGGCCCTGGCGCTGCCGCAGGCCGCCCTGGCGTTCGATTTCAATACGGTCGCCGCCCGCGCCAAGGCGCTGGCCGGCAAGTCCTACAAGAAGCCCGCCGACGAGCTGCCCAAGTCCCTCAAGGACCTGAGCTACGAACAGGCCAGCCAGATCTATTTCCGCGACGACAAGTCCTACTGGCGCGCCCAGAAGCTGCCCTTCGAACTGTCCTTCATCCACCTCGGCGCCAGCTATACCGAGCCGATCAAGGTCAATGAAGTGGTCGGCGATGCGGTGCGCGAGATCCATTTCAATCCCGCGCTGTTCGACTACAGCGCCACCCGCAGCGTTGATCCGCGCAGCCTGCGCAACCTCGGTTTTGCCGGTTTCCGGGTGCGTTTCCCGGTCAATTCGGCCAAGGTCAAGGATGATGTGCTGACCTTCCACGGCGCCAGCTACTTCCGCGCGCTCGGCAAGGGACAAAGCTACGGCCTGTCGGCACGCGGCCTGGCCATCGACACCGCGCTCTATTCGGGCGAGGAATTCCCGCGCTTTACCGAATTCTGGCTGGAGCGTCCCTCCGCCGAATCGAAGGAACTGGTGATCTACGCGCTGCTGGATTCGCCACGCGCCACTGGGGCCTACCGCTTCGTGCTCAAGCCGGGCGCCGATACGGTCATGGACGTCAAGGCCCAGCTCTACCTGCGCAGCAACGTGACCAAGCTGGGCATCGCCCCGCTGACCAGCATGTTCCTCTTTGGCGAGAACCAGCCCGGTCCGGCCGACGACTTCCGTCCGGAAGTGCATGATTCGGATGGCCTGGCCATGCAGTCGGGGACGGGCGAATGGCTGTGGCGTCCGCTGGTGAACCCCAAGCGCCTGCTGGTGACCTCGTTCTCCTTCGACAATCCGCTGGGCTTTGGCCTGATGCAGCGTGATCGCAGCTTCTCGCATTACGAAGACCTGGACTACAACTACCAGGCCCGTCCCAGCGCCTGGGTCGAGCCCAAGGGCAAGTGGGGTTCGGGGCGCGTGGAGCTGGTGCAGATCCCCACGCCCGACGAGACCAACGACAATATCGTGGCCTACTGGATTCCCAATACGCTGCCCAAGCCGGGCCAGCCGTTCAACGTGGAATACCGCCTGTCGTGGCAGAAGGACAATGAAAAGCGTCCGCCCCTGGCCTATGTCACCCAGACCCTGTTCGGTCACGGCTACCGGCCCAAGCAGGAAGGCAAGACCGATGATGTGCAGCAGCTGTCGATCGACTTCGACGGCGGCAACCTCAAGAAACTGCCCGCCAATGCGCGTGTGGAAGGGGTGGTCGAGGCCGATGCCAATGGCAAGCTGGCCAGCGTGACCACCCGCAAGAATGAAGCGACCGGCGGCTGGCGCGTGGAAGTCAAGCTGCGCCGGACTGAAGAAAACAAGCCTGTCGAGCTGCGCGGTTTCCTGCGCAACGCCAATGGCGGCACAACCTTGTCTGAAACGTGGAGCTACATATTACCCCCCAACTAA
- a CDS encoding dihydrofolate reductase, with amino-acid sequence MTTSSGQLTLIVATDLNNGIGINNTLPWRLPEDLAHFKRTTSGHAILMGRKTFDSIGRPLPNRRNIVITRNAGWQHDGVETAGSLQEAAALCAGAPAFIIGGAQIYAEALPLADRLIITRIAQTFDCDAFFPALDQQVWQETAREEHHSETSGLDYAFVTYERR; translated from the coding sequence ATGACCACCTCCTCCGGCCAGCTCACCCTCATCGTCGCCACCGACCTCAACAACGGCATCGGCATCAACAACACCCTGCCTTGGCGGCTGCCGGAAGACCTGGCGCATTTCAAGCGCACCACCTCGGGCCATGCCATCCTGATGGGACGCAAGACCTTCGATTCCATCGGCCGCCCCTTGCCCAACCGTCGCAACATCGTCATCACCCGCAATGCCGGCTGGCAACATGACGGGGTGGAAACCGCGGGCTCGCTGCAGGAAGCCGCGGCCCTCTGCGCCGGTGCGCCGGCCTTCATCATCGGCGGCGCACAGATCTATGCCGAGGCGCTGCCCCTGGCCGATCGCCTCATCATTACCCGCATCGCCCAGACCTTCGACTGCGACGCCTTCTTCCCGGCGCTGGACCAGCAGGTCTGGCAGGAAACCGCGCGCGAAGAACACCACTCCGAAACTTCCGGATTGGACTACGCTTTTGTGACATACGAAAGACGTTGA
- a CDS encoding arginine/lysine/ornithine decarboxylase — protein MKFRFPIVIIDEDFRSENTSGLGIRALADAIEAEGMEVLGVTSYGDLAQFAQQQSRASAFILSIDDEEMGAGSDEETDHALKALRAFVSEIRHKNADIPIYLYGETRTSRHIPNDVLRELHGFIHMFEDTPEFVARHIIREAKSYLDGLAPPFFRALVDYAQDGSYSWHCPGHSGGVAFLKSPVGQMFHQFFGERMLRADVCNAVEELGQLLDHTGPVANSERNAARIFNADHCYFVTNGTSTSNKMVWHSTVAPGDIVVVDRNCHKSILHSIIMTGAIPVFLMPTRNHLGIIGPIPLEEFTLESIQKKIEANPFAREAKNKKPRILTITQSTYDGVVYNVETLKDMLDGEIETLHFDEAWLPHATFHDFYKDMHAIGKDRPRAKKSLIFSTQSTHKLLAGLSQASQILVRESETVKLDEDAFNEAFLMHTSTSPQYSIIASCDVAAAMMEAPGGTALVEESILEALDFRRAMKKIDQEFGDEWWFQVWGPNSFAADGIGEREDWVIKAEDDWHGFGNLAPGFNMLDPIKATIVNPGLALNGQFGETGIPASIVTKYLAEHGVIVEKCGLYSFFIMFTIGITKGRWNTLVTALQQFKDDYDKNQPIWRILPEFAQRNPRYERLGLRDLCQQIHETYRAYDVARLTTEMYLSDMQPAMKPSDAFSKMAHREIERVPLDELEGRVTSILLTPYPPGIPLLIPGEIFNKTIVDYLKFARDFNEKFPGFETDVHGLVKREVNGRRDYFVDCVKQ, from the coding sequence ATGAAATTCCGATTCCCCATCGTCATCATCGACGAAGACTTCCGCTCCGAAAACACCTCGGGCCTGGGCATCCGCGCCCTGGCCGACGCCATCGAAGCCGAAGGCATGGAAGTGCTGGGCGTGACCAGCTACGGCGACCTGGCCCAGTTCGCCCAGCAGCAGTCGCGCGCCTCGGCCTTCATCCTCTCCATCGACGACGAGGAAATGGGCGCGGGTTCCGACGAAGAGACCGACCACGCCCTCAAGGCCCTGCGCGCCTTCGTGAGCGAGATCCGGCACAAGAACGCCGACATCCCCATCTACCTCTACGGTGAAACCCGCACCTCGCGCCACATCCCCAACGATGTGCTGCGCGAACTGCACGGCTTCATCCACATGTTCGAAGACACCCCGGAGTTCGTGGCCCGCCACATCATCCGCGAAGCCAAGTCCTACCTGGACGGCCTGGCCCCGCCGTTCTTCCGCGCCCTGGTCGATTACGCCCAGGACGGCTCCTATTCCTGGCACTGCCCCGGCCACTCCGGCGGCGTGGCCTTCCTGAAGTCGCCCGTGGGCCAGATGTTCCACCAGTTCTTCGGCGAACGCATGCTGCGCGCCGACGTCTGCAACGCCGTGGAAGAACTGGGCCAGTTGCTGGACCACACCGGCCCGGTGGCCAACTCGGAGCGCAATGCGGCGCGCATCTTCAATGCCGACCACTGCTACTTCGTCACCAACGGCACCTCGACCTCCAACAAGATGGTCTGGCACTCGACAGTCGCCCCTGGCGACATCGTGGTGGTGGACCGCAACTGCCACAAGTCCATCCTGCATTCCATCATCATGACCGGCGCGATCCCCGTGTTCCTGATGCCCACGCGCAACCACCTGGGCATCATCGGCCCGATCCCGCTGGAAGAGTTCACCCTGGAAAGCATCCAGAAAAAGATCGAAGCCAACCCCTTCGCCCGCGAAGCCAAGAACAAGAAGCCGCGCATCCTGACCATCACCCAGTCGACCTACGACGGCGTGGTCTATAACGTCGAGACATTGAAGGACATGCTCGACGGCGAGATCGAGACCCTGCACTTCGACGAAGCCTGGTTGCCGCACGCCACCTTCCACGACTTCTACAAGGATATGCACGCCATCGGCAAGGACCGTCCGCGCGCCAAGAAGTCGCTGATCTTCTCGACCCAATCGACCCACAAGCTGCTGGCCGGCCTCTCCCAGGCCTCGCAGATCCTGGTGCGCGAATCGGAAACCGTGAAGCTGGACGAGGACGCCTTCAACGAAGCCTTCCTGATGCACACCTCGACCTCGCCGCAATACTCCATCATCGCCTCCTGCGACGTGGCGGCCGCCATGATGGAAGCGCCGGGCGGCACCGCCCTGGTGGAAGAAAGCATCCTGGAGGCGCTGGACTTCCGTCGCGCCATGAAAAAGATCGACCAGGAATTCGGCGATGAGTGGTGGTTCCAGGTCTGGGGCCCCAACAGCTTCGCCGCTGACGGCATCGGCGAGCGCGAAGACTGGGTCATCAAGGCCGAGGACGACTGGCACGGGTTCGGCAATCTGGCCCCGGGCTTCAACATGCTGGACCCGATCAAGGCCACCATCGTCAACCCCGGCCTGGCCTTGAACGGCCAGTTCGGCGAGACCGGCATCCCCGCCTCCATCGTGACCAAGTACCTGGCCGAGCACGGCGTGATCGTGGAAAAGTGCGGCCTGTATTCCTTCTTCATCATGTTCACCATCGGCATTACCAAGGGCCGCTGGAACACCCTGGTGACGGCGCTGCAGCAGTTCAAGGACGACTACGACAAGAACCAGCCGATCTGGCGCATCCTGCCCGAGTTCGCCCAGCGCAACCCACGCTACGAGCGTCTGGGCCTGCGCGACCTGTGCCAGCAGATCCACGAGACCTACCGCGCCTATGACGTGGCCCGCCTGACCACCGAGATGTACCTCTCGGACATGCAGCCGGCCATGAAGCCTTCGGACGCCTTCTCCAAGATGGCGCACCGCGAGATCGAGCGCGTCCCCCTGGACGAACTGGAAGGCCGTGTCACCTCGATCCTGCTCACCCCCTATCCGCCGGGTATTCCCCTGCTGATCCCGGGCGAGATCTTCAACAAGACCATCGTCGACTACCTGAAGTTTGCACGTGATTTCAACGAGAAATTCCCCGGCTTCGAAACCGACGTGCACGGTCTGGTCAAGCGCGAAGTCAACGGCCGCCGCGATTACTTCGTGGACTGCGTCAAGCAGTAA
- a CDS encoding chromate transporter, which yields MSQTLIALVIIFTQLSVLAFGGGNTILPEMQRQVVEVHQWMSAEDFSALFALGQAAPGPNLMVVTLVGWHVAGFWGMLVTSLAKFGPSSIITIIMLHVWERFKDKPWRRHVQAGLLPVTGGLVAASALLITQASITHGFLAAITAATAIIALKTKIHPLWLLFGGALAGFFYLGTF from the coding sequence ATGAGCCAGACCCTGATCGCATTGGTCATCATCTTCACGCAGTTGTCGGTGTTGGCCTTCGGTGGCGGCAACACCATCCTGCCGGAGATGCAGCGCCAGGTGGTGGAAGTCCACCAGTGGATGAGCGCCGAGGATTTCAGCGCGCTGTTTGCCCTGGGGCAGGCTGCACCCGGTCCCAACCTGATGGTGGTCACGCTGGTGGGCTGGCACGTGGCCGGTTTCTGGGGGATGCTGGTGACCAGCCTGGCCAAGTTCGGGCCTTCGTCCATCATTACCATCATCATGTTGCACGTATGGGAGAGGTTCAAGGACAAGCCCTGGCGGCGGCATGTGCAGGCTGGCCTGCTGCCCGTCACGGGCGGGCTGGTTGCGGCTTCGGCGCTGCTGATCACGCAGGCGTCGATCACCCACGGCTTCCTCGCTGCGATCACGGCGGCCACTGCCATCATCGCCCTCAAGACCAAGATCCATCCGCTGTGGTTGCTGTTTGGCGGGGCCCTGGCGGGCTTCTTCTATCTCGGTACTTTCTGA
- a CDS encoding chromate transporter — protein MMMSTPDLLAPERPVPTTRELFLGFLGLGMTAFGGALPLAHRMIVERRKWLTDPEFVELLGLCQFLPGGNIINLSVALGMKFRGWKGALAGVTGLIAVPSMVVILLGMIYQHFQHDPNVKHLFAGLAAAAAGLLIQMAVKIALPLRKNLVLAGVAVVCFVAIALLRIPLLWVMLVMTPISVVLTARYGERFAAKPQSVPVQDEGKKEGAQ, from the coding sequence ATGATGATGAGCACTCCTGACCTCCTGGCCCCCGAGCGGCCTGTCCCTACTACCAGAGAACTGTTCCTGGGCTTTCTCGGCCTGGGCATGACCGCCTTCGGCGGCGCGCTACCGCTGGCGCACCGCATGATCGTCGAGCGCCGCAAATGGCTGACCGATCCTGAATTCGTCGAGCTGCTAGGGCTGTGCCAGTTCCTCCCCGGCGGCAACATCATCAACCTGTCGGTAGCGCTGGGCATGAAGTTCCGCGGCTGGAAGGGCGCACTGGCTGGCGTTACCGGCTTGATCGCCGTGCCTTCCATGGTGGTGATCCTCTTGGGCATGATCTACCAGCACTTCCAGCATGATCCCAACGTCAAGCATCTTTTCGCGGGATTGGCTGCGGCGGCTGCCGGGCTGCTGATCCAGATGGCGGTGAAGATCGCGCTGCCGCTGCGCAAGAACCTGGTGCTGGCGGGCGTGGCAGTGGTCTGTTTCGTGGCCATCGCCTTGCTGCGCATTCCGCTGCTGTGGGTGATGCTGGTGATGACGCCCATCAGCGTGGTCCTCACCGCCCGCTACGGCGAGCGCTTTGCGGCCAAGCCGCAGAGTGTGCCCGTGCAGGATGAGGGCAAGAAGGAGGGCGCGCAATGA